From the genome of Salvelinus sp. IW2-2015 unplaced genomic scaffold, ASM291031v2 Un_scaffold6758, whole genome shotgun sequence:
TGCTTTACCTGGAACTCCGCTTATCATTAGATTATAGGCTATGAATAGGCCTTATGTAAACCTCAATGTAAACGGTAATAGGACAAGTCATTTTCCATATGGGCACGTGGCTTCGCTTGATTAGCAATGGTCAACAGTAACATTATGAAGAGAATGACAACCAACTTTCCCTTTGTgtacctactgtatgttatccagCTCCTCCATCCCAAGCTGTTGGGTCTAGACTTCTGCACTCTTTCTATCAGTTCtttccccgttctctctctccctctctccctggccctctctctctccctctgctgggcAACATGCTGGAGCTGGCACACGACCACCTGCCCAGTCACCTGACCTCCCTGGCACGTCGCTATGGCAACATCTACCGCCTCAAGTGTGGCAACACCAGTAATGAAGTCACTTCCAACCAAGTGACTCAAGTTAACTCTGTTTGAAGACAGTTAGAATAGTTGTTGATACATGTAACATCCTCAGTATGTGAACGGTTTCAGTATTACAGTACGTTTGTCTTGACTCTGTATTTTGTGTTTGCTGCAGCCATGGTGGTATTAAACAGTGGTGACATCATCAGAGAAGCCTTGGTGAAGAAATGGTCTGACTTTGCTGGGAGACCACATTCTTACACCGGTAAAGAACACGTTACTAGAACCACCCGAGTATtcccagcaaccatcactcactTCTGTTACTCTGAGCCAACAGTGCTTTTGATTCAAATGATTTACCCTtcacctcactctctttcttcgcCCTACATTTCGCCCCACCCTCCCTCatcgctccctccatctctccctacctacctccctctctctctctgtctctaccccctccctctctccctctgtctctctctctacaccccctccctcctccctacctGTCTCTCAGGAGAGTGGTGTCAGGGGGAGGCCGCTCCATCTCTCTGGGGACTACAGTGAGAGTGGATGGAGGGCCCATCGCCGTCTGGCCCATAATGCACTGCAACGCTGCTCCCAGCAGTCGCTCCACAGGGTCATCCAGAAACAGGCCCTCCACCTGAGACAAGTAGAGATGAAACACATGACAGTtctaaacttgttttcgctttgtcattatgggctagtgtgtgtagattgatcagatgtgtatttatttagattaaggctgtaacgtaacaacatttggaaaaagagAAAGGGTCKGAATACTTTCAGAATGACCTGTATATGTacaaattcattgttttacacaatattttaaaacatttgatcGGTTTCTCAAAGGAAAGCTTCCCTGACCAAGATGGATGATTGTTTGTCATGTTGCTAGGATCCTAATCTGGGTTAAACCAGAACTAAAATCTTTTGTAATTTGTTCAGATGCTTGATTAGGTTCTGGGGGTAAGCCTGTTAGAAATAAAGATTTCCGGTTTGTGAAGTATCCACCCTCACAAAAATAATCTCTCAGCTTCAGCGTTCTagttctatatgtaattatatggTTGTATGCTCCTGCAATGTTTACTCCACGAAGACCTTCGACCTTTCTGGGGGTCAAAACATTGTAATGAACTATAATGGAGCATACACCAATGTGCAGGTATTTCGAACCCttgcacagaacacagaacactttcTCTACCAAGGGAGGGAACAGCAGCATGGAACAAATACACTGTGTTCTGAGAAGGAATGTAAACCAGCATGTACCAGTACACTGACTGACTCAACTGGAGATTACACAATGCAACACAACCTCAGCARCATGCCAACCACAACTTAATGATGTATCACGTGTTGTACTTCTTGTTTGTGGCCCTGTGTAATGACGATGTAGTGGTTTCAAATTGAAAAAGTTACAGCCCAAAAAAAGTTGAAGTGACAAGTCAGCGGGGTAACTCATCTTSTTAAGTGGAGGCGATGGATATKTMGTTTACAGTGAGGGAGTTTATATSTGAATATGTAACCTGTGATCCATCAGGTGCTGCTGGACTATAACGGCAGAGCTRCGSATCTCTCGGAGGACTTCACTGTAGCAGCCAGTAACGTCATCACCACACTGGCCTTTGGGAAAGAGGTGAGgatcacacctgggttcaaatagtatgtgTTGTCtgcgcttgattgagcttgcctggcacaacgGAACCAATGGAACAGTCCCCAAAAAAGAAACCACACCCATTTGATCTGGCTgctccaggcaggctcaatcaagtATTTGGAAGAAAACCAACACTATTGAAGCCGGCTATCTGTCAGTACTCTGAGTCTGTACAGTGTATACCCCAGgagtggcaccctgttccctatatagtgcactacttgggctTTGGtgaaaatgtagtgcactatatagggaatagggtgttatttgggacatAACCCAGAATTAGAATGAAGAGAGACACCAGGTTTGGCCAAGGGATAACCATGACGGAAATATAgtcatgtatttttttaaccaCTGCGTGGGTAAGCTATCTAAAGGCAGAGACACGATAAGCAGTTATATATCACAGTTGGAAAATTGAACCCGGCTGGTTATCTAGTGGGGttggtgatcaaatcaaatcaaatcaaattgaatttgtcacatgtgccgaatacaacaggtgtagactttacagtgaaatgcatacgtacaagcccttaaccaacaatgcagttttaagaaaaatacataaaaaaattaaagtaacaaatcattaaagagcagcagtaaaataacagtagtgagactatatacagggggtaccggtacagtcaatgtgtgggagaaccagttagtcgaggtaattgaggtaatatgtacatgtaggtagagttattaaagtgactatgcatagataataacagagagtagcagcagtgtcaaagagcaatgcaaatagttttgTTAGTCagttgattagatgttcaggagtcttatggcttgggggtaaaagctgttgagaagcatcttggatctagacttggcgctccagtaccgcttgccatgcggtagcagcgagaacagtctattaccatgggtggctggagcctttgacaatttccagggctttcctctgacaccgcctggtatagaggtcctggatggcaggaagcttggccccagtgttgtactgggctgtacggactactctctgtagtaccttgcggtcggaggccgaacagttgccataccaggcagtgatgcaaccNNNNNNNNNNNNNNNNNNNNNNNNNNNNNNNNNNNNNNNNNNNNNNNNNNNNNNNNNNNNNNNNNNNNNNNNNNNNNNNNNNNNNNNNNNNNNNNNNNNNNNNNNNNNNNNNNNNNNNNNNNNNNNNNNNNNNNNNNNNNNNNNNNNNNNNNNNNNNNNNNNNNNNNNNNNNNNNNNNNNNNNNNNNNNNNNNNNNNNNNNNNNNNNNNNNNNNNNNNNNNNNNNNNNNNNNNNNNNNNNNNNNNNNNNNNNNNNNNNNNNNNNNNNNNNNNNNNNNNNNNNNNNNNNNNNNNNNNNNNNNNNNNNNNNNNNNNNNNNNNNNNNNNNNNNNNNNNNNNNNNNNNNNNNNNNNNNNNNNNNNNNNNNNNNNNNNNNNNNNNNNNNNNNNNNNNNNNNNNNNNNNNNNNNNNNNNNNNNNNNNNNNNNNNNNNNNNNNNNNNNNNNNNNNNNNNNNNNNNNNNNNNNNNNNNNNNNNNNNNNNNNNNNNNNNNNNNNNNNNNNNNNNNNNNNNNNNNNNNNNNNNNNNNNNNNNNNNNNNNNNNNNNNNNNNNNNNNNNNNNNNNNNNNNNNNNNNNNNNNNNNNNNNNNNNNNNNNNNNNNNNNNNNNNNNNNNNNNNNNNNNNNNNNNNNNNNNNNNNNNNNNNNNNNNNNNNNNNNNNNNNNNNNNNNNNNNNNNNNNNNNNNNNNNNNNNNNNNNNNNNNNNNNNNNNNNNNNNNNNNNNNNNNNNNNNNNNNNNNNNNNNNNNNNNNNNNNNNNNNNNNNNNNNNNNNNNNNNNNNNNNNNNNNNNNNNNNNNNNNNNNNNNNNNNNNNNNNNNNNNNNNNNNNNNNNNNNNNNNNNNNNNNNNNNNNNNNNNNNNNNNNNNNNNNNNNNNNNNNNNNNNNNNNNNNNNNNNNNNNNNNNNNNNNNNNNNNNNNNNNNNNNNNNNNNNNNNNNNNNNNNNNNNNNNNNNNNNNNNNNNNNNNNNNNNNNNNNNNNNNNNNNNNNNNNNNNNNNNNNNNNNNNNNNNNNNNNNNNNNNNNNNNNNNNNNNNNNNNNNNNNNNNNNNNNNNNNNNNNNNNNNNNNNNNNNNNNNNNNNNNNNNNNNNNNNNNNNNNNNNNNNNNNNNNNNNNNNNNNNNNNNNNNNNNNNNNNNNNNNNNNNNNNNNNNNNNNNNNNNNNNNNNNNNNNNNNNNNNNNNNNNNNNNNNNNNNNNNNNNNNNNNNNNNNNNNNNNNNNNNNNNNNNNNNNNNNNNNNNNNNNNNNNNNNNNNNNNNNNNNNNNNNNNNNNNNNNNNNNNNNNNNNNNNNNNNNNNNNNNNNNNNNNNNNNNNNNNNNNNNNNNNNNNNNNNNNNNNNNNNNNNNNNNNNNNNNNNNNNNNNNNNNNNNNNNNNNNNNNNNNNNNNNNNNNNNNNNNNNNNNNNNNNNNNNNNNNNNNNNNNNNNNNNNNNNNNNNNNNNNNNNNNNNNNNNNNNNNNNNNNNNNNNNNNNNNNNNNNNNNNNNNNNNNNNNNNNNNNNNNNNNNNNNNNNNNNNNNNNNNNNNNNNNNNNNNNNNNNNNNNNNNNNNNNNNNNNNNNNNNNNN
Proteins encoded in this window:
- the cyp21a2 gene encoding LOW QUALITY PROTEIN: steroid 21-hydroxylase (The sequence of the model RefSeq protein was modified relative to this genomic sequence to represent the inferred CDS: inserted 1 base in 1 codon), with translation MTAYVSVVSVGAVVXLTLLWILLIYRPGKGDKVTQGEPNGCQSAAPPSQAVGSRLLHSFYQFFPRSLSPSLPGPLSLPLLGNMLELAHDHLPSHLTSLARRYGNIYRLKCGNTTMVVLNSGDIIREALVKKWSDFAGRPHSYTVVSGGGRSISXGDYSESGWRAHRRLAHNALQRCSQQSLHRVIQKQALHLRQVLLDYNGRAXXLSEDFTVAASNVITTLAFGKEVRITPGFK